In Nocardia sp. NBC_00403, one DNA window encodes the following:
- a CDS encoding Scr1 family TA system antitoxin-like transcriptional regulator, giving the protein MDARPNVSIRILPFSAGLPLGVAVGPFVNLEFGVDSEGEPIEPPGVYVENFAGDLYLTKPDTVRRYHQAYESIRHQALDEVAGRSLLRQRRSAR; this is encoded by the coding sequence ATGGATGCTCGGCCGAACGTCAGCATTCGAATCCTGCCCTTCAGCGCGGGCCTTCCGTTGGGGGTGGCGGTTGGCCCGTTCGTCAATCTCGAGTTCGGTGTCGACAGCGAAGGGGAGCCGATCGAGCCTCCTGGTGTCTATGTCGAGAACTTCGCCGGCGATCTATATCTGACGAAGCCAGATACCGTACGGCGCTACCATCAGGCGTACGAGAGCATTCGCCACCAGGCTCTGGATGAGGTGGCCGGCCGGAGCCTGCTTCGGCAGCGAAGGAGTGCACGTTAA
- a CDS encoding DUF397 domain-containing protein, whose amino-acid sequence MHVNIDLADAEWFKSSRSGVVGNCVEVAFLSNNLVGVRDSKNPSGPALLFTSAEWSAFTVAAAHGEFDR is encoded by the coding sequence GTGCACGTTAACATCGATCTGGCCGATGCCGAATGGTTCAAGAGCAGTCGTAGCGGCGTTGTAGGGAACTGTGTCGAGGTCGCATTCCTCTCGAATAACCTTGTCGGCGTTCGTGATTCGAAGAACCCCTCCGGCCCGGCGTTGCTGTTCACTTCGGCCGAGTGGTCGGCCTTCACAGTCGCGGCGGCGCACGGCGAGTTCGACCGCTGA